The bacterium genomic interval ACGGCAAGGTTAAAGCGCAAAGGCTCAAGTGGCGGACACAAAGGATTGGAGTCTATCATCTATCATTTGGAAACTGACGATTTCCCACGTCTCAGGATTGGCATAGGCCCCAAAAAATATGACGCTGCCGATTTTGTACTGTCTAAATTCTCAAAAACCGAACTCAAAGCATTAACTGAACTAGCTCCCATAATTATCCAAACCATAGACACTTTCATAAAAGGGGATATAGAACAGGCGATGATAATATGTAACTCTTCTTTTAAATAGTATGTTTCCCATTTAAATATACATTACAATAAGTACTTTATTAAAGGCATTCCATTTCGAAAGCATTTGGGAAGATAATTTATATCTTTTCAATCTTAAAGTGTATTATTTAACTTTTCCTCCTCCTTTTGTCTTATTCTTAACATCCTCTCCCTCGCCTTTATTCGCTTTCTTAAATTCTTTTATTCCCTGTCCTAAAGATTTCGCTATCTGTGGTATCTTGTTAGCGCCGAACAAAAGAAGCACAATTGCGAGTATTAACAATAATTCTCCTACTCCTATTTTACCCATCTTCCCCCCTATTTCTTTTTTTTACCGCAAACACCGATATTAAAATGCTAAATTCATATAAAATCAACAATGGTATTGCCATTAAACATTGGCTGAATACGTCCGGTGGCGTTAAAATTGCCGCAACTATAAATATTATCAGAATCGCATACTTTTGTTGTTTAAATAAAAATCCTGGACTCACGATACCTATTTGGGCTAAAAAGAATATAATTATTGGCAATTGGAAGACCAGTCCGAAACTCAGGACTAAACCAACTACAAAAGTTATATACTTTTCTACCGATATTATTGGTTGTAAGGTTGCAGTCCCGCAGCTTAATAAAAATTTCAATCCTATTGGTAACATCACAAAATACGCAAATGCTCCCCCTAAAGTAAATAGCAAAAAAGAAAAAACTACAAGTAAAGATATGCTCCGCCTTTCTTTATTATGTAATCCCGTTTCCACGAATCTCCATATTTGATAAAATATAATCGGTAGAGCAAGATAAAGCCCACAGAATAGTGTTATCTTCATCCTTGCAATAAATGCCTCTACAGGGGACAAAAAATACAAATTGCCTAAAGGCTGGGATAGATGCTTTAATATATTCGTCGTCTGGTTATACGCCACAACAGAAGTAATTATAATCGTTATTACACAAAAAATCAGTCTCTTGCGTAATTCCTCAAGATGTGAAAAAAAACTCACAGATCTATCTTCTCTTACCATTTCTTTTGTCTCTTACTCTTACCTATCTTTTTTCCGGATTTGTTTTTAACAGTTTTAGAAGTGTTACTAACTTTTAATTTTTTCTTTTTATGTTCTCTTTTTTCCCTATTTCCACTATTTTCTGTTTGTATACTTTTTCCTTTATTTAATCTTTCATAAACATTAAAATCCGGATTATGACGTTTATTTGTTTTAATTAAATTGTCTTCCATAACCTCTTTTTCTATAACTTTTTTAACATTGTCTGTTTCATATTTAAGTTTATTTATAGCTTTTGCGATAAACCTTGCAATCTGCGGCAATTTTTGTGGACCAAACACAAACAATGCTACAATAAGGATAACTACTAATTCCGAAAATCCAATATCAAACATTATTTTTATTCTAATATGAAACCTCTTATTGTCAAATTTTATGTAAAAAATCAAAAATATTACTGTTTGCGAACTCGAGAATTCTTTTTTTCTGATTCTA includes:
- the tatA gene encoding twin-arginine translocase TatA/TatE family subunit, which produces MGKIGVGELLLILAIVLLLFGANKIPQIAKSLGQGIKEFKKANKGEGEDVKNKTKGGGKVK
- the tatC gene encoding twin-arginine translocase subunit TatC; its protein translation is MSFFSHLEELRKRLIFCVITIIITSVVAYNQTTNILKHLSQPLGNLYFLSPVEAFIARMKITLFCGLYLALPIIFYQIWRFVETGLHNKERRSISLLVVFSFLLFTLGGAFAYFVMLPIGLKFLLSCGTATLQPIISVEKYITFVVGLVLSFGLVFQLPIIIFFLAQIGIVSPGFLFKQQKYAILIIFIVAAILTPPDVFSQCLMAIPLLILYEFSILISVFAVKKRNRGEDG
- the tatB gene encoding Sec-independent protein translocase protein TatB, whose protein sequence is MFDIGFSELVVILIVALFVFGPQKLPQIARFIAKAINKLKYETDNVKKVIEKEVMEDNLIKTNKRHNPDFNVYERLNKGKSIQTENSGNREKREHKKKKLKVSNTSKTVKNKSGKKIGKSKRQKKW